The following proteins are co-located in the Imtechella halotolerans genome:
- a CDS encoding electron transfer flavoprotein subunit beta/FixA family protein, whose protein sequence is MKILVCISHVPDTTSKINFSNDDTQFDTNGVQFVINPNDEFGLTRAMWFKEKQGANVTVVNVGGPDTEPTLRKALAIGADEAIRVNATPTDGFYVAKQLAEIVQNGNYDLIIAGRESIDYNGGMVPGMLATLINANFVNMCIGLAVEGNSATVIREIDGGKETLQTSLPLVIGGQKGLVEESDLRIPNMRGIMMARQKQLTVVEPNNTLSETSSVKFEKPAPKGAVKLVSPDNLDELINLLHNEAKVI, encoded by the coding sequence ATGAAAATACTGGTTTGCATAAGTCATGTACCTGACACTACGTCTAAAATTAACTTCAGCAATGACGACACTCAGTTTGACACAAACGGTGTTCAATTTGTAATCAACCCAAATGATGAATTTGGACTTACAAGAGCAATGTGGTTTAAAGAAAAACAAGGCGCCAATGTTACTGTTGTCAATGTTGGGGGGCCTGACACTGAGCCAACACTGAGAAAAGCATTAGCCATAGGTGCTGATGAAGCCATACGTGTAAACGCAACTCCTACAGATGGCTTCTATGTAGCCAAACAGCTTGCAGAGATAGTACAAAATGGAAATTACGATTTAATTATTGCGGGAAGAGAATCTATTGATTACAATGGTGGCATGGTTCCAGGAATGCTGGCTACTCTAATAAATGCGAATTTCGTAAATATGTGTATTGGTCTGGCAGTAGAGGGCAATTCAGCCACTGTCATTCGAGAAATTGATGGAGGAAAAGAAACTCTGCAAACATCACTCCCTCTTGTTATTGGAGGACAAAAAGGCTTAGTTGAAGAAAGCGACTTGCGTATACCTAATATGCGCGGTATTATGATGGCTCGTCAAAAACAACTTACAGTAGTAGAGCCTAATAATACCCTTTCAGAGACGTCCTCAGTAAAATTTGAAAAACCAGCCCCTAAAGGTGCAGTTAAGTTAGTTTCCCCGGATAATTTGGACGAACTAATCAATTTATTACACAACGAAGCCAAAGTAATATAA
- a CDS encoding electron transfer flavoprotein subunit alpha/FixB family protein, with the protein MMVLVYTETDNGKFKKASLEVASYAKALAEQLGTKATAMTINAENPAELGNYGIDSILAVSNEQITQFNAKAYAEIIKQAAKQTDAHIIVVSSSANAKYLAPLLAVNLEAGYASNVIALPTSTNPFVVKRTAFSNKAFNYTEINTPVKVIGLSGNSFGLKELKTEATITSFSVEISEADLSIKVTNIDKVSGKLTIADADIVVSGGRGLKGPENWGMIEELAEVLGAATACSKPVSDLGWRPHSEHVGQTGKPVATNLYIAIGISGAIQHLAGVNASKVKVVINSDPEAPFFKAADYGVVGDAFTIVPELIQKLKEFKASNA; encoded by the coding sequence ATCATGGTACTCGTATATACAGAAACTGATAACGGAAAATTTAAAAAAGCCTCTTTAGAAGTAGCCTCTTATGCAAAGGCATTGGCTGAACAACTAGGAACAAAGGCGACCGCAATGACCATTAATGCCGAAAACCCTGCAGAATTAGGTAATTATGGTATTGACTCAATTTTAGCAGTATCCAATGAGCAGATAACTCAATTCAATGCCAAAGCATACGCCGAAATTATCAAACAAGCCGCTAAACAAACTGATGCACATATCATTGTAGTTAGCTCAAGTGCAAATGCCAAATATTTAGCTCCACTACTCGCAGTTAATTTGGAGGCTGGTTATGCTTCTAATGTAATAGCATTGCCTACTTCCACTAATCCCTTTGTAGTTAAACGTACAGCTTTCTCAAATAAAGCATTTAATTACACAGAGATAAACACTCCAGTCAAAGTCATAGGCTTATCTGGAAATTCCTTTGGTCTTAAAGAATTAAAAACAGAGGCGACTATCACTTCTTTCTCAGTAGAAATATCGGAAGCAGACCTTAGCATTAAAGTTACCAATATAGACAAAGTTTCTGGAAAACTTACCATAGCCGATGCTGACATAGTAGTTTCTGGCGGAAGAGGCCTTAAAGGTCCTGAAAACTGGGGGATGATAGAGGAACTTGCAGAAGTACTTGGAGCCGCTACGGCCTGTTCAAAACCGGTATCAGATTTAGGATGGCGCCCCCATAGTGAGCACGTTGGACAAACTGGCAAACCTGTTGCCACTAACTTATATATTGCTATCGGAATTTCTGGAGCTATTCAACACCTAGCTGGTGTTAACGCTTCAAAAGTAAAAGTCGTGATCAATTCAGACCCTGAAGCACCCTTCTTTAAAGCTGCTGATTACGGGGTTGTAGGTGATGCTTTTACAATTGTTCCAGAACTCATTCAAAAATTGAAAGAATTTAAAGCTTCGAACGCATAA